One part of the Salinivirga cyanobacteriivorans genome encodes these proteins:
- the gldD gene encoding gliding motility lipoprotein GldD, whose protein sequence is MSKMMKRSSIVFFTLIISFFITSCGGDYIPKPKGYIRFDLPKHEYKTLKDSCPYSFEIGQYSLIEQVNPEEPCWKNIFIKPCRGRIHLSYKPVNGNLKQLLEDAHSMVYGHTVKADAIEEQVFLNPARNVYGVLYDIKGDAASNIQFIATDSVNHYLRGALYFRAAPNEDSLAPLVKFARKDIEHLIETLRWE, encoded by the coding sequence ATGAGCAAAATGATGAAGCGTAGTTCTATTGTATTTTTTACACTGATTATTTCATTTTTTATCACCAGTTGTGGAGGTGATTATATCCCCAAGCCCAAAGGATACATCCGTTTTGATTTACCCAAACATGAATACAAAACATTGAAAGATTCATGTCCCTATAGTTTCGAAATCGGCCAGTATAGCTTAATAGAGCAGGTAAACCCAGAAGAACCTTGTTGGAAAAACATATTTATTAAACCATGCAGGGGTAGAATTCATTTAAGCTATAAACCAGTAAATGGTAATTTGAAACAACTGCTTGAGGATGCACATTCAATGGTTTATGGCCATACAGTTAAGGCTGATGCTATTGAGGAACAGGTCTTTTTGAATCCGGCCAGAAATGTTTATGGTGTGTTGTACGATATAAAAGGCGATGCAGCATCAAACATACAATTTATTGCTACCGATTCAGTAAATCATTATCTTCGTGGAGCACTTTACTTCAGAGCAGCACCAAATGAGGATTCACTGGCACCTCTGGTAAAGTTTGCAAGAAAAGATATTGAGCACCTAATTGAAACTTTGCGCTGGGAGTAA
- a CDS encoding single-stranded DNA-binding protein, whose translation MSVNKVILVGNVGKDPEVKHLENDLSLARFPLATSERFKNKQGERTERTEWHNVVVWRGLAKVVEDYVKKGSQLYIEGRIQTRKYQDRDGNDRYSTEIVADNMQMLDRKGSADNSNQGKAAPSAAQEPAPSSDYNSQPDEEDLPF comes from the coding sequence ATGTCAGTAAACAAAGTAATTCTTGTGGGGAATGTAGGAAAAGACCCCGAAGTAAAACATTTAGAAAATGACCTCTCGCTCGCGCGTTTCCCATTAGCCACATCAGAGCGTTTTAAGAACAAACAGGGCGAACGCACCGAAAGAACAGAATGGCACAACGTTGTAGTGTGGCGTGGTTTGGCCAAAGTCGTAGAAGATTACGTAAAAAAAGGATCGCAGCTATATATAGAGGGCAGAATTCAAACACGTAAATATCAGGATCGCGATGGTAATGACCGCTATTCTACTGAAATTGTAGCTGATAACATGCAGATGCTAGACCGCAAGGGTTCAGCAGACAATAGCAATCAGGGAAAAGCAGCACCAAGTGCAGCACAAGAACCTGCGCCATCATCCGATTACAACAGTCAACCAGACGAGGAAGATCTCCCGTTCTAG
- a CDS encoding HU family DNA-binding protein, translating into MTKADIVNEISKNTGIEKVTVQKTVEAMMETVKSSLEKGNNVYLRGFGSFIVKKRAQKTARNISKQTTIIIPEHYIPSFKPSKSFVTKVKENVKVK; encoded by the coding sequence ATGACGAAAGCAGATATTGTAAACGAAATCTCAAAAAACACCGGGATTGAAAAAGTAACCGTTCAAAAGACGGTTGAAGCGATGATGGAAACTGTTAAAAGTTCTTTAGAGAAAGGCAATAACGTATACTTAAGAGGCTTTGGCAGCTTTATCGTAAAGAAACGTGCACAAAAAACAGCGCGTAATATTTCGAAACAAACGACGATTATAATTCCAGAACACTATATTCCGTCGTTTAAACCATCGAAAAGCTTTGTAACGAAGGTGAAAGAAAATGTGAAGGTAAAATAA
- a CDS encoding SpoIIE family protein phosphatase: MTKLKNLLIAGCLILCGLQTTKASETVELWLLEDSMHIYQPDDIFRQFPSRFTPLETFNLNFGLSTNEYWLVVDIKNSSEKEYNGRLVVDYGLLKNITLFEIKGVSAYKIKQTPSSHAYIYNIAAAPHSKRQFLLHVKGEGTPAILPIKIDQINNILQNELKHTFQLGPFYGILLFLFLIILLVNLSSRDRFFRLLFIYTLLVLIFFGLRDGFAMRLSIIENYDLQFRLVLIMLPLLIPMLEQFLHKYFRDLTVSFPRKNSTKALHLTSALLILIVTSGLLPYKILFYISAAYVIISILIIVKPVLKLQNFSKITVLSILGSMGLLLAAFIIDIFHKTGVVPNNFLTLNALKLGFLLHIGIFILGAIERFQLLRARASEFNQKLSDLVKEKTAEINQQNEELTTQTEQLELQKEELESQKEELQTQKEILESQNTELEKLNLAASNTENVIYIFNPDGKLLWFNESFSSQLGMSFKAYQQSNKQIDIRDISSYPEIRAVVDRIANKRESITYETPVSLNNQETWFQTTLTPIIEEGSLKYIVAIDTDISRLKNYEKKIIDQQEDFEKQKDLAVKRRKEVELQQREITDSLNYAQRIQSAILPKEKSMTRFFPESFVLFIPRDIVSGDFYWFHRIEDKYIYVVVDCTGHGVPGAFMSIIGTYLLNNIIIQNNETRPAEILKQLNRKLKISLKNTDPDNQTNDGMDVALVVVDKAKDTLSFAGALRPLFLFQDGKFIQQKGDKIPITSAIAGNTMANFNEYTYEINKGDSFYLFSDGIVDQFGGSRNKKFLTKRLKQVIFDSQMYEMDEQKKIIQKSIIHWKGNTAQIDDILLLGVRL, from the coding sequence ATGACCAAACTCAAAAACTTGTTAATTGCAGGATGCCTGATCTTATGTGGACTACAAACCACAAAGGCATCTGAAACAGTTGAATTATGGTTGCTGGAAGACAGTATGCACATCTATCAGCCAGATGATATCTTCAGGCAATTTCCTTCACGCTTCACCCCGCTAGAAACTTTCAACCTAAATTTTGGACTCAGTACAAATGAGTACTGGTTGGTGGTAGATATTAAAAACAGCAGTGAGAAGGAATATAATGGCAGGCTTGTGGTTGATTACGGATTATTAAAAAATATTACACTTTTCGAAATAAAAGGCGTAAGTGCTTACAAAATAAAACAAACGCCCAGCTCACATGCTTATATTTACAATATTGCAGCAGCTCCGCACTCAAAAAGACAATTTCTATTACACGTAAAAGGAGAAGGAACACCAGCCATATTACCCATTAAAATAGATCAAATCAATAACATATTACAAAACGAGTTGAAGCATACATTTCAACTTGGTCCTTTTTATGGTATATTGTTGTTTCTTTTCCTCATAATTCTATTGGTCAACTTAAGTTCAAGAGACCGTTTTTTCAGACTTTTATTTATCTATACCCTGCTTGTTCTTATCTTTTTCGGCTTACGTGACGGCTTTGCTATGCGCTTAAGCATAATTGAAAACTATGATTTACAATTCAGGTTAGTGCTCATTATGCTACCTTTACTAATTCCTATGCTTGAGCAGTTTCTGCATAAATACTTCAGAGATCTCACGGTATCATTTCCCAGAAAGAATTCGACAAAAGCGCTACATCTGACATCTGCCTTGCTTATACTTATAGTTACCTCAGGACTCTTACCATATAAAATACTTTTTTATATAAGTGCCGCCTACGTAATTATAAGCATTCTGATTATTGTAAAGCCTGTATTAAAGTTACAAAACTTTAGTAAAATTACAGTACTGTCGATTCTTGGTTCAATGGGTTTGTTATTAGCAGCCTTTATTATTGATATATTTCACAAGACAGGAGTCGTTCCAAATAATTTCCTGACGTTAAATGCCCTAAAATTAGGGTTCCTATTACATATTGGTATTTTCATACTTGGTGCAATAGAACGATTCCAACTTTTGCGGGCCAGGGCCTCAGAATTTAACCAAAAGCTAAGCGATTTAGTGAAAGAGAAAACCGCAGAGATTAATCAGCAAAACGAAGAATTGACAACACAGACAGAGCAACTTGAATTACAAAAAGAAGAACTTGAATCGCAGAAAGAAGAGCTTCAAACACAAAAAGAAATTTTAGAAAGCCAAAATACTGAACTTGAAAAGCTTAATCTCGCCGCATCAAATACCGAAAATGTAATTTACATTTTTAATCCCGACGGAAAATTATTGTGGTTTAATGAATCATTCTCCAGTCAATTAGGCATGTCATTTAAAGCCTATCAGCAGAGCAATAAGCAAATCGATATTCGTGACATCAGCTCTTACCCCGAAATCAGGGCAGTCGTAGATCGCATTGCAAACAAGCGGGAATCTATTACTTACGAAACACCTGTTTCACTAAACAACCAGGAAACCTGGTTCCAAACCACCCTGACGCCAATTATTGAGGAAGGCTCTCTTAAATACATAGTAGCTATAGATACAGACATATCAAGGCTAAAAAACTACGAAAAGAAAATTATAGATCAACAGGAAGATTTTGAAAAACAAAAAGACCTGGCTGTTAAACGCCGGAAAGAGGTAGAACTGCAACAAAGAGAAATTACAGACAGCTTGAACTATGCACAACGCATACAGTCTGCTATTTTGCCCAAGGAAAAAAGCATGACACGCTTTTTCCCTGAAAGTTTTGTCCTTTTCATCCCACGCGACATAGTAAGCGGAGATTTTTACTGGTTTCACCGCATCGAAGACAAATATATTTATGTTGTTGTAGATTGTACCGGTCATGGTGTACCTGGTGCATTTATGTCTATAATTGGCACTTACTTACTTAATAACATCATTATCCAAAATAATGAAACAAGGCCGGCCGAAATACTGAAACAACTGAATCGAAAACTCAAAATATCACTAAAAAATACCGACCCCGATAACCAAACCAACGATGGAATGGATGTGGCTCTTGTAGTGGTAGATAAAGCGAAAGATACACTCAGTTTTGCTGGTGCACTCAGGCCTTTGTTCCTGTTCCAGGATGGTAAGTTCATACAACAAAAAGGAGACAAAATACCAATTACCAGTGCTATTGCAGGAAATACAATGGCGAACTTTAATGAATATACATACGAAATAAACAAAGGCGATTCTTTTTACTTATTCTCGGATGGTATAGTAGACCAGTTCGGAGGATCGCGAAATAAGAAGTTTCTAACGAAAAGACTTAAACAGGTAATATTCGACTCGCAAATGTATGAAATGGATGAACAGAAAAAAATCATTCAAAAATCCATCATACACTGGAAAGGAAATACTGCACAAATTGATGATATTTTGCTACTTGGGGTTAGACTATAG
- a CDS encoding SRPBCC family protein, producing the protein MKYTVAIEINLPRKDVVELFMNPDNYPKWMEGLETYEVLEGEHGKDGARSRYFFKTGKREITMIETILKNDLPERLEVNYKAKGVYNNVISQFEIIDDKSTRYISNQEFRFKGFMKMLGWFMPGAFKKQTYENLEAFKKFVESDPEN; encoded by the coding sequence ATGAAGTATACTGTTGCTATCGAAATTAATTTGCCGAGAAAAGATGTCGTTGAATTATTTATGAATCCGGATAACTATCCAAAATGGATGGAGGGGCTCGAAACTTATGAAGTATTAGAGGGGGAACACGGAAAGGATGGTGCCCGGTCGCGTTATTTTTTCAAAACTGGCAAACGGGAAATTACAATGATTGAAACTATACTAAAGAATGATTTACCTGAGCGTTTAGAAGTAAACTACAAGGCAAAAGGTGTTTATAATAATGTGATTAGCCAATTTGAGATTATTGATGACAAATCTACGCGTTATATCTCTAACCAGGAGTTCAGGTTTAAAGGATTTATGAAAATGCTTGGTTGGTTTATGCCTGGTGCATTCAAAAAACAAACTTATGAGAACCTGGAAGCTTTTAAAAAGTTTGTAGAATCAGACCCTGAAAATTAG
- the mutY gene encoding A/G-specific adenine glycosylase: MENITRLLLVWYKQNKRSLPWRLTDDPYKIWLSEIILQQTRVDQGMSYYYKFIDQYPLIYDLASASQDDILKLWQGLGYYTRARNLHKAAKLIVDERQGQFPDNYKDLLKVPGIGPYTAAAIASIAFNESIPAIDGNVKRVVSRLFAIHEPVDYPKTIKAINEIANDLIDPNEPGEFNQAMMELGAKICIPGNPKCNECPVSSHCEALLKNIQTEVPLKKRKVKKRTRRFYYFVLIKDNFTNLQQRGPNDIWEGLYEFPMIEHSEDISDNEILALAYKKFGLDINMVKKVRIMPEEKHILTHQTIFATFISLMLSEEPRKLSLNINKSTLHKYPVSRLTEIYLNKDKKLL, from the coding sequence ATGGAAAACATTACCCGGTTACTTTTAGTATGGTATAAGCAAAATAAAAGATCATTACCATGGCGGCTTACAGATGATCCTTATAAAATTTGGTTGTCAGAGATTATTCTACAGCAAACCAGGGTTGACCAGGGTATGAGCTATTATTATAAATTTATTGATCAGTATCCACTAATTTATGACCTTGCTTCTGCCAGCCAGGACGATATATTGAAGTTATGGCAGGGGCTGGGTTATTATACCAGGGCCAGAAATCTGCACAAAGCAGCAAAGCTTATAGTGGATGAACGCCAGGGACAATTCCCTGATAACTATAAAGATTTATTAAAAGTACCGGGAATAGGCCCTTATACTGCTGCAGCAATTGCTTCTATTGCTTTTAATGAGTCTATTCCCGCCATTGATGGCAACGTTAAACGGGTTGTAAGCCGACTATTTGCTATACACGAGCCGGTTGATTACCCCAAAACTATTAAAGCAATTAATGAAATTGCAAATGATTTAATTGATCCCAATGAGCCCGGAGAGTTTAATCAGGCTATGATGGAGCTTGGTGCAAAAATATGTATCCCCGGAAATCCGAAGTGTAATGAGTGCCCTGTGTCTTCACATTGCGAAGCCTTACTTAAAAATATTCAAACAGAAGTTCCGTTAAAAAAGAGAAAAGTAAAAAAGCGTACTCGACGGTTTTACTATTTTGTGTTAATTAAAGATAATTTTACAAATTTGCAGCAAAGAGGACCCAATGATATTTGGGAGGGATTATACGAATTTCCGATGATCGAGCATTCAGAAGATATCTCAGATAATGAAATTTTGGCGTTGGCTTATAAAAAATTTGGTTTGGATATAAATATGGTAAAGAAGGTGCGTATCATGCCGGAAGAGAAGCATATTTTAACCCATCAAACCATTTTTGCAACCTTTATAAGTCTCATGTTATCAGAGGAGCCTCGTAAGCTTAGCTTAAATATTAACAAAAGTACATTACACAAATATCCTGTTTCAAGATTAACTGAAATTTATTTGAATAAGGATAAAAAATTACTATAA
- a CDS encoding Rne/Rng family ribonuclease, whose product MSTKELVVDVSHSEIAIALLEDKKLVELSKESANSRFSVGDLYLARVKKIMPGLNAAFVDVGHKRDAFLHYLDLGPQFRSLAKYLQIALQSKPLPPLSRFKREKDIDKNGKIVDVLKGGQQIVVQIAKEPISTKGPRLTSEISIAGRNLVLMPFSDKVSISQKISNKEEKDRLKNLLTSIRPKNYGVIVRTMAENQRVAELDTELRELVDKWEKSIFKLRKARPPKLVLGEVSRTTAILRDILNDSFNHIYVNDANVYNEIKNYIGDISPDQQKIVKLYSGKTNIFEHHSVTKQIKTYFGRTVPMKKGAYLVIEHTEALHSIDVNSGNRNKDATNQEENAIDVNMVAAEEIARQLRLRDMGGIVVVDFIDMQKNENKQKLLDFMKQEMSKDRAKHHILPLSKFGLMQITRQRVRPETNISTIETCPTCKGTGEIQPPVLIVDEIQDKIRYGKLKKPKGRIELRVHPFLQSYLTKGFINRRLKWRFKYNKKVTIKADQSYTFLEYNFFDRKGNMLNL is encoded by the coding sequence GTGAGTACCAAGGAATTAGTTGTAGATGTATCGCATAGTGAAATTGCTATTGCGCTTTTAGAAGACAAAAAACTGGTTGAACTGAGTAAAGAATCTGCCAATAGCCGTTTTTCGGTTGGCGATCTTTATCTTGCACGGGTAAAAAAGATAATGCCCGGTCTCAATGCAGCCTTTGTAGATGTCGGTCATAAACGCGATGCATTTCTTCATTATCTGGATCTGGGTCCTCAATTCAGGTCATTGGCCAAGTATCTGCAAATAGCACTTCAGTCGAAACCTCTACCTCCATTAAGTCGATTTAAGCGCGAAAAAGATATTGATAAAAATGGTAAAATTGTCGATGTACTTAAAGGAGGGCAACAAATTGTAGTACAAATAGCCAAGGAGCCCATATCAACCAAGGGCCCACGACTTACAAGTGAAATATCAATTGCAGGTCGTAATTTAGTTTTAATGCCTTTTTCAGATAAGGTATCCATTTCTCAAAAAATCAGCAATAAAGAGGAAAAAGACCGGCTTAAAAACCTGCTTACGTCAATCAGACCAAAAAACTATGGAGTAATAGTCCGCACAATGGCTGAGAACCAACGTGTAGCAGAGCTGGATACTGAACTAAGAGAGTTGGTTGATAAATGGGAAAAATCTATTTTCAAACTTCGTAAAGCACGCCCGCCAAAGCTGGTACTTGGCGAAGTAAGCCGTACAACAGCTATATTGCGCGATATACTGAATGATTCATTTAACCACATTTACGTAAACGACGCAAATGTTTACAATGAAATCAAGAACTATATTGGCGATATATCACCTGACCAGCAAAAAATAGTAAAGCTTTACTCAGGAAAAACCAACATTTTCGAGCATCATAGTGTAACAAAACAGATTAAAACCTATTTTGGACGCACTGTACCCATGAAAAAAGGGGCATACCTGGTTATTGAGCACACAGAAGCTCTCCATTCTATAGATGTAAATTCCGGAAACCGTAATAAAGATGCAACAAACCAGGAAGAAAATGCAATTGATGTAAATATGGTTGCTGCGGAAGAAATAGCCCGACAGCTAAGACTCAGGGATATGGGGGGAATCGTGGTAGTTGATTTCATTGATATGCAAAAAAATGAAAACAAGCAAAAACTGCTTGATTTCATGAAACAGGAAATGTCCAAAGACAGGGCAAAACATCATATTCTGCCGCTAAGCAAGTTTGGTTTAATGCAAATTACCAGGCAAAGGGTGAGGCCAGAGACCAACATCAGCACCATAGAAACTTGTCCAACCTGCAAAGGCACTGGAGAAATTCAACCACCTGTTCTTATTGTAGACGAAATTCAGGATAAAATACGTTACGGAAAACTAAAAAAACCCAAAGGTCGTATAGAACTTAGAGTCCATCCATTTCTACAATCATACCTAACTAAAGGTTTTATAAACAGAAGATTAAAATGGCGGTTTAAATACAATAAAAAGGTGACTATAAAAGCCGACCAATCATACACATTCCTGGAATACAACTTTTTTGATCGCAAAGGCAACATGCTGAATCTTTAA
- the gldE gene encoding gliding motility-associated protein GldE yields the protein MSFQVTFFPLTTETIVGLVILVMLIAASALISGSEVAFFSLKPNNIKKLRHSNSRISKVIIKLIGQPKRLLGTILVSNNFVNVGIVILSSYLTLSIVDFSMDPIWGFIIQVILITFLLLLFGEIIPKIYATHNYLGFARFMSLPLFFLSKVFAPISQFLIYSTSVVDKKVRKKQDISIDDLSNALELTQEDLDEEKEMLQGIVDFTSTEVREIMKPRVDVIAVDIKSNYQSMLNQIMDSGYSRIPVFQRTFDDVKGVLYIKDLLPHLEKTANFSWQSLVRPPYFVPENKKINDLLGELQEKKIHLAIVVDEYGGTSGIVTLEDILEEIVGDISDEFDEQRSDFVKVNTKTYLFEGKTSLNDFCKVIDYHGDVFQDSNADTLAGFILEQSEEIPHVYEKFDYERFTLQIEAADHRRIKKVKVTIHEQNDEA from the coding sequence TTGAGTTTTCAAGTAACGTTTTTTCCATTGACCACTGAAACCATTGTGGGTTTGGTGATCTTAGTGATGTTAATAGCAGCTTCAGCCCTTATTTCCGGGTCTGAAGTTGCTTTTTTTTCTTTGAAACCCAATAACATTAAAAAGCTACGGCATAGTAACAGCCGAATATCCAAAGTAATTATCAAACTTATCGGACAGCCTAAAAGATTGCTAGGTACCATTTTGGTTTCTAATAATTTTGTGAATGTAGGAATAGTAATACTCTCGTCTTATCTTACATTATCTATTGTCGATTTCTCAATGGACCCAATTTGGGGATTTATTATTCAGGTTATTCTAATTACATTTCTCTTACTGTTATTTGGTGAAATTATACCTAAAATTTATGCCACGCATAACTATCTTGGGTTCGCCAGGTTTATGTCATTGCCTCTGTTTTTCCTGAGTAAGGTATTTGCACCCATTAGTCAGTTCCTTATTTATTCTACCTCGGTTGTAGATAAAAAAGTTAGGAAAAAACAGGATATCTCTATTGATGATCTCAGCAATGCGCTAGAGCTGACGCAAGAAGACCTGGACGAAGAAAAAGAGATGCTGCAGGGTATCGTTGATTTTACAAGTACAGAGGTGCGTGAAATAATGAAACCGAGGGTTGATGTAATTGCTGTCGATATTAAATCAAACTACCAATCCATGCTGAACCAAATTATGGATTCCGGGTACTCCAGGATTCCTGTTTTTCAGCGTACTTTCGATGATGTAAAAGGCGTGCTCTACATTAAGGATTTACTTCCCCATTTGGAAAAAACAGCCAATTTTAGCTGGCAAAGCCTCGTGCGACCACCTTATTTTGTTCCTGAAAACAAAAAAATTAATGATCTGCTTGGAGAGTTGCAGGAGAAAAAAATTCACCTGGCCATTGTAGTAGATGAATATGGAGGAACAAGCGGCATTGTTACCCTTGAAGATATTTTGGAAGAGATTGTAGGCGATATTTCTGATGAATTTGATGAACAGCGGAGCGATTTCGTTAAGGTTAATACAAAAACCTATCTTTTCGAAGGTAAAACATCACTTAACGATTTCTGTAAAGTTATAGATTACCACGGTGATGTTTTTCAAGACTCTAATGCAGATACACTTGCCGGCTTTATACTAGAGCAATCAGAAGAAATTCCTCATGTATACGAAAAATTCGATTATGAACGTTTTACTTTGCAGATTGAAGCAGCAGATCATCGTAGAATTAAAAAAGTAAAAGTAACCATACATGAGCAAAATGATGAAGCGTAG
- a CDS encoding protein-disulfide reductase DsbD family protein, giving the protein MRRKIGKLLLLAVFLLPLTIHAQVLEPVKWSFSKKELEQNKYELTFKAEIEKNWHLYDLTLPEGNISLPTVFTFKNSDGVELIDSIQRKSEVLEEMDELAGVMTRYYANEAVFSQVVEISEPEDTVKVSVEFMVCDDEQCLPPTEETHEYTFTEDKAQGAATPAKKDDSSLIGFFLLAFVGGLLAILTPCVFPMIPMTVSFFMHSGDNKAKSKFQATVFGLSIIGIYTIIGTIVAITLGPSFANWLSTHWLPNILFFVIFWFFAASFFGMFELTLPSWMVNKSDKQADKGGVGGAFFMALTLVLVSFSCTAPIVGTILVESAGGQVLKPITGMLGFALAFALPFGFFAFFPRLLSNMPKSGGWLNSVKVILGFIELALGLKFLSVADMTYHWGLLDRDIYIALWIVIFSLMGFYLLGKIRFAHDSEVKHISVPRLLLVIVTFTFVVYMIPGLWGAPLKALSGYLPPMKTHDFDVQRVVRDNVKLYAGSVQNTNGQNQQNNMFQMSGTNSEACEDPKYADFLELPHGLEGYFDYEQGMACAKAQNKPVFIDFTGHGCVNCREMEANVWSDPRVQKILRDEYVIIALYVDDKKKLPEEDWYTSEYDGKLKNTIGKKYADFQISRFNVNAQPYYVLLDHDEEMLTEPRAYNLDVEAFIDFLETGIKNFKSKQ; this is encoded by the coding sequence ATGCGACGAAAAATTGGTAAATTATTACTCCTTGCGGTATTTCTACTCCCTCTTACAATTCATGCGCAGGTTCTTGAACCTGTAAAATGGAGTTTCAGCAAAAAAGAGCTCGAACAAAATAAATATGAGCTTACATTCAAAGCTGAAATTGAAAAGAACTGGCACCTTTATGATTTGACTTTACCTGAAGGCAACATTTCCCTACCTACTGTATTTACTTTTAAAAATTCTGATGGTGTCGAGTTAATTGATTCAATTCAAAGAAAATCTGAAGTATTGGAGGAAATGGATGAATTGGCAGGAGTAATGACGCGTTATTATGCCAATGAAGCGGTCTTTTCGCAAGTTGTAGAAATCAGTGAACCTGAAGATACCGTTAAGGTTAGTGTAGAATTCATGGTGTGTGATGATGAACAATGCTTACCCCCTACTGAAGAAACGCATGAATATACATTTACAGAAGATAAAGCTCAGGGAGCTGCCACTCCGGCAAAGAAGGATGATTCATCCTTAATTGGTTTTTTCCTTTTGGCATTTGTTGGTGGACTACTGGCAATTCTTACACCATGCGTATTTCCGATGATACCCATGACAGTGAGCTTTTTTATGCACTCCGGAGACAATAAAGCAAAGTCAAAATTTCAGGCCACAGTGTTTGGTCTTTCCATAATTGGAATATATACCATAATTGGTACTATCGTAGCCATAACCCTGGGGCCCTCATTCGCCAATTGGCTTAGTACACATTGGCTGCCCAACATACTGTTTTTTGTAATATTCTGGTTTTTTGCAGCTTCATTCTTCGGAATGTTTGAGCTCACATTACCCAGCTGGATGGTGAACAAGTCTGACAAACAAGCTGATAAAGGTGGCGTAGGCGGTGCTTTTTTCATGGCCCTTACACTTGTATTGGTATCATTCTCATGTACTGCACCTATTGTAGGAACAATATTGGTAGAATCTGCAGGCGGCCAGGTACTTAAGCCCATTACAGGAATGCTTGGCTTTGCGCTGGCATTTGCATTACCATTCGGTTTTTTCGCATTTTTCCCAAGGCTGCTTAGCAATATGCCAAAATCTGGTGGATGGCTAAATTCTGTTAAGGTAATACTTGGATTTATTGAATTAGCTCTTGGGCTGAAGTTTTTATCTGTGGCAGACATGACATATCACTGGGGACTACTAGACCGCGACATATACATCGCACTTTGGATTGTGATATTCAGCCTTATGGGATTCTACCTGCTTGGAAAAATAAGATTTGCACATGACTCTGAAGTAAAGCACATTAGTGTGCCCAGACTACTACTCGTTATTGTGACATTTACATTTGTGGTGTACATGATTCCCGGCTTGTGGGGAGCACCGCTTAAAGCATTATCAGGGTATCTGCCCCCAATGAAAACACATGATTTCGATGTACAGAGGGTGGTAAGAGATAATGTAAAACTCTATGCAGGATCAGTCCAAAATACCAATGGGCAGAACCAACAAAATAATATGTTTCAAATGAGTGGTACAAACTCAGAAGCGTGCGAAGACCCGAAATACGCCGACTTCCTTGAGTTGCCACACGGACTGGAAGGATATTTTGATTACGAACAGGGCATGGCATGTGCCAAAGCACAGAATAAGCCCGTTTTCATTGACTTTACCGGACATGGATGCGTAAATTGTCGGGAAATGGAGGCCAACGTGTGGTCCGATCCAAGGGTTCAGAAAATATTAAGAGACGAGTATGTCATTATCGCCCTTTATGTAGACGACAAGAAAAAACTTCCTGAAGAAGATTGGTATACAAGCGAATATGACGGTAAACTAAAAAATACGATAGGAAAAAAGTACGCAGATTTCCAGATATCTAGGTTCAATGTAAATGCACAACCTTACTACGTACTTCTTGACCATGATGAGGAAATGCTTACAGAGCCGCGCGCTTATAATTTAGATGTTGAAGCATTTATAGATTTTCTGGAAACAGGGATAAAGAACTTTAAATCAAAGCAATAA